A genome region from Paramisgurnus dabryanus chromosome 12, PD_genome_1.1, whole genome shotgun sequence includes the following:
- the slc35d3 gene encoding solute carrier family 35 member D3, which translates to MEVCKGRLLGISVAVAHGFFSGSLNILLKFLITTYSFTYLTLIQFLTSSTAAITLEVLRRLGKIDIPPFSFHLVKVFASVCILATLQSTLTLWSLRGLSLPMYVVFKRCLPLVTLGIGVCVLKNGIPSPGVITAVIITTGGAALAGAGDLTGDPFGYVTGVLAVIVHASYLVLIQKASGDSDYGPLTAQYTIAVVASPILFICSLVSMDAIDMWTYEGWKNPHITGIFCSCILIGCAMNFTTLHCTYINSAVTTSFVGVVKSIATITVGMLAFSDVTPTNLFVAGVVVNTVGSITYCVVKYYETQKKLAYKDMDESAKDEEVAGEPYVEPTKPDGDMEILPNNLENIPNGSLMAPGEGDQGPIRENKVAESIELERPAVPSDSEPTRQSFSDGYVGVLRSVRTLKFLKKDTLLDNMEVQSP; encoded by the exons ATGGAAGTTTGCAAAGGACGTTTGTTGGGCATCTCGGTGGCCGTGGCGCATGGATTTTTTTCGGGATCGCTAAATATTCTATTGAAATTTCTGATCACGACCTATAGCTTCACATATCTCACTTTAATTCAGTTTCTCACCAGCAGCACTGCGGCTATCACGTTGGAGGTGCTGAGGAGACTGGGCAAGATAGATATACCACCCTTCAGCTTCCACTTAGTGAAAGTTTTTGCGAGTGTTTGTATTTTGGCAACGCTGCAGTCCACATTAACCCTCTGGTCACTCAGAGGATTGAGTTTACCTATGTATGTGGTATTTAAACGATGTTTACCTTTGGTAACGTTGGGAATTGGAGTGTGTGTCCTAAAGAATGGCATCCCATCACCTGGGGTTATAACAGCAGTTATCATCACAACTGGAGGAGCAGCATTAGCTG GAGCTGGAGATTTAACAGGTGACCCTTTCGGCTACGTGACGGGCGTTTTAGCTGTAATTGTTCATGCCTCCTACTTGGTCCTCATCCAAAAAGCAAGTGGAGATAGTGACTATGGTCCTCTCACCGCCCAGTATACCATTGCAGTGGTGGCTTCGCCTATCCTGTTCATCTGCTCCCTTGTAAGCATGGACGCCATTGATATGTGGACGTATGAAGGTTGGAAGAATCCACACATTACGGGCATCTTCTGTTCTTGCATTCTCATTGGTTGTGCCATGAACTTCACCACACTGCACTGTACCTACATCAACtctgctgtgaccaccagctttGTAGGGGTGGTAAAGAGCATAGCCACAATCACGGTGGGCATGCTGGCCTTCAGCGATGTCACGCCGACTAACCTGTTTGTGGCAGGTGTGGTGGTTAACACGGTTGGCTCCATCACGTACTGTGTGGTGAAATATTATGAGACCCAAAAGAAGCTAGCTTACAAAGATATGGACGAGTCCGCCAAGGATGAAGAAGTGGCGGGAGAACCGTATGTGGAACCAACCAAGCCTGACGGAGATATGGAAATTCTTCCCAACAATCTGGAGAATATTCCCAATGGCAGCTTAATGGCACCGGGTGAGGGTGACCAGGGTCCTATTCGTGAGAATAAAGTCGCAGAGTCCATAGAGTTAGAAAGACCAGCGGTGCCATCAGACAGCGAGCCTACGAGACAATCTTTTAGTGATGGTTACGTAGGTGTCTTGAGATCTGTTCGTACCTTGAAGTTCTTAAAAAAAGACACTTTACTTGACAATATGGAAGTTCAGAGTCCTTGA